One segment of Mycolicibacterium sp. YH-1 DNA contains the following:
- a CDS encoding aldehyde dehydrogenase family protein produces the protein MTQIVSPIDGTFIAEVPDFDAAAVAAAMHRADAAKEEWGAWPAVRRAAVLQRVADAMLRHEDELTHVETRNLGTPQRDCRAMVRRAAGSFRHFASMATALRDDVIPVDGDFLTYTRREPHGVVVAIVPWNAPLIFATKKLAPALALGNVCVLKPARETPLSALLLADLMSDAGIPDGVAQVVTGGGETGAALTADSRVNLIVFTGHDATGRAIAHAAAEGPVPVALELGGKSAQIVFDDAPRGRVIEGILSGVFGDCGQACVAGTRLLVQDSIADSVVGELAERTRGLVVGDPFDPAVQVGPQATAAQRDKSTAMLQRAVRDGAHVLAEADLPAAERLSNGFYVAPTVLDGVTPDMEIFGEEVFGPVLSVTRFADDADAARLANATDYGLAAGVWTRDLARAHRMAARLRAGTVWINTFKVISDLVPFGGIGRSGYGREGGMSSVELYTRVKSVWTSLHDDEVTADIAL, from the coding sequence ATGACCCAGATCGTCTCGCCCATCGACGGCACGTTCATCGCTGAGGTTCCCGACTTCGACGCCGCAGCCGTCGCCGCGGCGATGCATCGCGCCGACGCCGCCAAGGAGGAATGGGGTGCGTGGCCTGCGGTGCGGCGAGCCGCCGTCCTGCAGCGCGTGGCCGACGCGATGTTGCGTCACGAGGACGAGCTGACCCACGTCGAGACCCGCAATCTTGGTACTCCACAGCGCGACTGCCGCGCCATGGTGCGACGCGCTGCGGGGTCGTTTCGACACTTCGCCTCGATGGCGACCGCCCTGCGCGATGACGTCATACCGGTTGACGGCGACTTCCTGACCTACACCCGGCGGGAACCGCACGGTGTCGTTGTGGCGATCGTGCCGTGGAACGCTCCGTTGATATTCGCCACCAAGAAGCTGGCGCCAGCGCTCGCACTGGGCAACGTGTGTGTGCTCAAGCCGGCACGCGAGACACCGTTGAGTGCGCTGTTGCTCGCCGATCTGATGTCCGACGCCGGGATCCCCGACGGCGTCGCGCAGGTCGTGACGGGAGGCGGCGAGACCGGCGCGGCGCTGACCGCCGACTCGCGCGTCAACCTCATCGTGTTCACCGGTCACGACGCCACTGGTCGGGCGATCGCGCACGCCGCCGCCGAGGGACCGGTGCCGGTGGCCCTGGAACTCGGCGGCAAGTCCGCGCAGATCGTGTTCGACGACGCGCCGCGTGGGCGGGTCATTGAGGGCATCCTCAGTGGCGTGTTCGGTGACTGCGGGCAGGCCTGCGTGGCCGGAACCCGTTTACTCGTTCAGGATTCGATCGCCGACTCCGTGGTCGGCGAGTTGGCCGAACGCACCCGAGGGTTGGTCGTCGGCGATCCATTTGACCCCGCTGTTCAGGTCGGGCCGCAGGCCACCGCCGCCCAGCGGGACAAGTCGACCGCCATGCTGCAACGCGCGGTCCGCGACGGCGCACACGTTCTCGCCGAGGCGGACCTTCCTGCGGCTGAACGACTCTCCAACGGCTTCTACGTGGCGCCAACCGTGCTCGACGGCGTCACCCCGGACATGGAGATCTTCGGCGAAGAGGTGTTCGGGCCGGTACTGTCGGTGACTCGCTTCGCTGACGACGCCGACGCCGCGCGGCTGGCCAACGCCACCGACTACGGACTTGCCGCTGGGGTCTGGACCCGCGACCTGGCCCGCGCACACCGGATGGCCGCACGCCTCCGCGCCGGAACGGTGTGGATCAACACCTTCAAGGTGATCTCTGATCTGGTGCCCTTCGGCGGGATCGGCCGGTCGGGATACGGCCGTGAAGGCGGCATGTCATCCGTCGAGCTCTACACCCGGGTCAAGAGTGTCTGGACGTCCCTGCACGACGACGAGGTAACCGCCGACATCGCGTTGTGA